GGTTAGAACATGataaaaatatgtctaaaattTACTACTATTTTTATGTGGcatcaataataaatataaataaatacaccaTAATATAATCGTAATATAACGAACTCCCCACattctaaaaatttttttaaataattgtaaggcgttaaaaatattatgtaccgaTAGGCGATAGCAAAATGTAATATGATatgatactataataatataatattatgttgtaaaatgttgccgaggcAAATATCGATAACATAATGTTAGTAAATTACAATAGTAATGTTTAATGGCTTAAGAAATGAAGGTCACCTCATACcaaaacttaataatttaaaaataatatactaagtATGTTTACCGcacaaatatacttttttttatcaaaaatgttcataaatcataaataaattattgttcgacaaaataaataaggtcagtaaaaatattaaataagacatattatgtacctatatctttttttaatacaaaatgcaCCTAAGAATATTGTTCCAAAAATATTtcatcgataaaaatatattgtgaacatcactacaaaaaacaaaaatgtccgcTTGCAAAGGGGAACAAGCTGAGAAATACACAGTCTAATTTCAAACCTATCTTGTTTACATTATGTTTTAGTTTGCCTTGGCACATAAAGCCATAAAACCAGATCTTCCACTTTGATCCTTATAGCGATCGAAATAAGGAGCCTATACATTTTATTGATCATGTCGGCATTGTGATATTGTCGGCACGCGGTATTCGGAATTCAAAATGGATAATGGATGCCGAGGGTGATCGAGCGAGAAGCCGGTCGAAAGAGATAGACgaccattttttatttcaaaacaaacCATAACCTGTTGCGAGTTACGACTTATTTCGATATGAAATGAGTGATGCACGATAACGAACCGTATAGTTTTATACCTATGTGCTgcataataagtacataatattatggtaatattACTAGTGCCTATAGTTTAGATCTGATATTCCTTTATGAAATTATCAAGGAAACAATCAGATGCACCACCTGGTGGTAAGTGACATCTGCCATCCATGGACATTCACAATACTGGATTTATACATAAAACTTCTCTACTGCATTCGAGATCCTTAAATAAACGTCGTGACGACcggattatacgtgggagagccacgcttcggcacgaatgggccggctcgaccggagaaataagtaccacgttctcacagaaaaccggcgtgaaacagcgctgtgtttcgccgagtgagtaagtttaccggaggcccaatcccctaccctattcccttccctaccctcccctattccctttccatccctaccctccccattaccctatttcctcttaaaaggccggcaacgcacctgcagctcttctgatgctgcgagtgtccatgggcgacggaagttgctttccatcaggtgacccgtttgctcgtttgcccccttatttcattaaaaaaaaaaaaccaacggCTGATGAGCGACCCTCCACATGATTAGCTGAAACTTTCAATCTAAAATTTTACTAATAGAGCTAATGCTGGTTTGGGAGTCGTAACTCAATCACCCCACCGTAACCAAAGGTTTGACTGACGACATAATCatgatgtaatttttttgttgcagATTCAACAACCGATGTATCAAGATCTCTctgagtaagtattatatttaccATCTTTTAAGTTCTCTAGGTAAAAAGTAAAAGATAGGGAGAGACAGTGGTGATGACACAAAGTTACTAACAATACTTACTCATAATATTCGTAGTCTATGCTTTAGCTGATTTCTCTTTCTCTAATTTCAGAAACCCAGAATTTCAACAGCAAATGATGCTTTGCCCGGTGCGAGTGGTGTACGACACACAGATGTTTCTCCCTCCTGGTAAgctgactataataatattatgattaacctaacgtatttcttttaaaatttctgattgctaaatattttcaattttatttcagGAGAACAAGTCCAACAAAATCAGTATGTCATCAACCCACAAAACCCACCACCCTGGATACAAAATCAAGTACAAAACCAAGTAATATACGTGCAAAATGTGCCAAACAGTTACATGCAAGCATTTCAACCGCAAATAGATCAAAATCAATTTCAGACTTACGGGTACAACATGCCGCAGATGCTAGTTCAAACTCCCCAGGATCCACGATCGATACAGATGATTCCTGCAAACTTGATGCCAAATATGACCATGAATCAGAGAGTGGTAACGCAAAATATAACAATGCCAAATCAAGTTATAATGCCTGAGGTACAAAACCAAACTGTTCAGATGGAGAAACCAATACAAAATAATCAAGTGACAAAcaataatcaaataaataaaccTCATGAAGTATCAGCCCAATTCAACCAACATATATCTACTTATCAAGCAGATCCGAAACAAAACAACGTAACAATCCAACAATCACAACCGGTTTTATCAAATATTCAACAGAGGTTACCGCAGCTCGATTCCAACAACATACAAATAAGACAGGTCCATCCACAAGCTATCAATACAAATGTCCAACAAAACTATCAAACGATTGTAGCACAAAAAGCAAACGTACAACAGAACTATCAGACTGTCATGGCACAAAAAGCCCCTGCTCAgcaaaattttcaaattataactCAGAGGAGCCCAACAAACACACAACAAAATTACCAAAACTTTGTGCCACAGAGATTCCCTACGAACGCTCAACCCAACATTCAATCGATCGTAGCGCAAAAGGTACCGCctataaacaaaacaaattatcaagtgGTTAGTGGAACTGGACAACCAATTTATAGAGCAATACAACCAAGACCCAACCAAATTAACACTAACACTCAAACTGTTCAACAGCTGCCACCCCAGAATATTGTATATATGAACAACATTAGAAGAAGTAACATGAGCACAAATACAGTTAATGTACCGAGTGCTAATACCAACTATGTGAAAATTGATAAcacaagaaaaagaaaaagcgAATCTCCTGATGAAATTCGTAACAAAGTAGTAATATCaaaccaaaataatattattattaaacaagaaCCACCACCGAGGCCGGCAATAGAAATTATTTCGAATCCTACAGGTGCACCGAGACCGGAAAATAAAATGGTTGTGAATAGCTTACAAATAACGGCACTGGATacacaaaatgtaaaaattaaagAGGAATTAGCAAAACCAGTTAGAAATATATCATTGATAGAACCGAAACAAatgataagaaataaaatgatcaACAACGTTGAGGCAATTCAAAATTTATCGAATACAAACGTACAAGACAAATTAATTAGGAATACTGTTTATACCCAAGCCAGGGGTAGATTAATTACTGAGACGGAACAACCAGAGccagaaatattaaaaagtctGTTACAACCAAGTGTAACTCAAAGCGAAACTACTGTAACTCAAAGTGATAGCAAACCTAATACAAGTTCTGCACAAAACGATAATGTTAATGAGAAGCTAAGTGAGGAAAAGACTGAGGTATCAAATAAGGATAGTGAGGTAAAAAAAGACGTCCAAGATGCCAAGGAAGTAAAGACTGAATGCTTAACTAACAAAGAAACGAAAGATGAAAAAAGCTTTTTACTTACCCATGTACTTGATGGTTACGTTATACAAGAGTCGAATATGGCGTTTCCGgtaagtacaaaataatattaatttaatttattcttaaaatatgtttcaaatatttGAATTAGTTTTAATTTCTCTTTAATTTTAGATTCGTAGGCCGCTGAAAGAAAAGACTATGCGAGTGAGCACTGATGCTATAAAGCCAAAGACGGAACCAGAACCGGAGTTCGAACCAAAAGAAAAGAAAGGGGAGAGTGAAAGACTATTGGATATGTCCCAGCTTCAGTTAAAGGAAGAGAAATTTGTTGAACCTATTATTGAAGAACCTCTCAATGACAAAGGTAATTCACAGACAAATATaccatacaaaataaaatattataatgatttttaacTACATTTGAATGTTTGCTATAACATAAGCTTTTATTGTTTCACAGAAAATCCATTTGCGAGTGTTAGCCCAGATAATGTAAAAGCATGGAGTGTAGATAAACTGGTAGATCATCTAAAACCATTCGGTTGGGAGGAAACAACACTGCTATTGCAGGACCACGAAATTGACGGAGAATCACTTTTCCTCGTGTCCAAAACACAGCTCacgaagataggaataagtgaAGAACATGCAACCATAATTTgtgattttgttaaaaaatcataaGTGTGATAATATTTGTCAGTGTGGTGAATATATTAGATGTTGTTCGTTGTTTTAACGTATATGACTTTTATGaccgttaattttaatttaaaatagtgATCTCAAGTGTCGCGTACTTACAGCAGGCATTTAATTAAGATCAGtagtcaaatattttttaagtatttaagttTATTGAAGCCCTGTGTTGGACAAAAGTGCTTGATCTTCACTTAAATTACGTTGAAGAAATCTAATGCTAGAGTTCCTTTGAGCTCGTATGATTTTAATGACGTATtcgatcaatattattattaattctttaAGAATTactttattcatattttatttatttttaattttaattgttccTATACAAATAATAGAATCGTTTCGATGTGGATATAGTAATAGAAAAATGCCAATTTATAAAACAGTATGTAAATATTCTGTATTATCATTATTACTGATGGAAGTTTCTTTGTCTTCCAATCTTATTGTAAATAACTTATTACtgaatgtattatattttattgaataaaatgtAACTAAAATTGATacgtaatcatattttattgtaacttcGTTGGGTACTTCATCTGTTTTATCGTCAATAGATATAGTAACGCTATACTCATACCAGATGAGATACTATGTACTCGGAAAGTCTCAATTTAAAGGTTTTCTAATTATTTAAAGTATGAAATCTTTTAtgctttatataataataataatttgactcAGTCTACTgagtcaaattattattattatataaaacataaaaGATTTCATACTTTAAATAATTGGAATCATTAGAACAAGGAATCATATcgcaatatttttcaaaaaataattatttattcgaGTCTTCATCAACATTTGTCTCATAACATCAGCTCTTTCTGCGACTTCTTTCCATCAAATTGACGACATGTGAAAATGGCGCGAATTTGCCTCGCCTCATTCGTTTCTTCGCATCGACTATGGCTTCCTCTGATTCTCCTACGGAGGAGTAATCATTTCTGGACGCACCCTCCGATAGATCTGATTCTACTCTTTCAGAGTCAGAATGTTTATAATGCTTATGTTCGGGTTTTCCGCGCCCAAGGAAgccttttttacattttagtGACTGTGGTGATCCCATTTTGATGGTGGGCCGTTGGCACATTAGCGTGTCGTAGATGTTGTATCTGTCAATGTGAGCTTCCCTCGTGTGCGCCTTGTGGTCATCATCAGAACTTTCATTAGATTCTACAATGGAATCTGGAGCAGTCTGTTTTTTCATTTTGGTGCTGAAAAAAGGTATGTTATTTTGCCATCTACTTTGATCTATTTAGGTAAGATTTTAAGTAagcctgcctgcctagcatacgccaacgagatatctcactctacatgttttctcgatgtttgatggtttgtttCTTCATccctattgaccctagcatgacaaacattttttctcgcgtagatctctcatcgaaataacacatttttatagagttttgtcgagataatgtcgagattttgtcATTATGAgacaagtagtttttaattatctcgagagtga
This genomic window from Aricia agestis chromosome 2, ilAriAges1.1, whole genome shotgun sequence contains:
- the LOC121739857 gene encoding uncharacterized protein LOC121739857, with the protein product MIQQPMYQDLSENPEFQQQMMLCPVRVVYDTQMFLPPGEQVQQNQYVINPQNPPPWIQNQVQNQVIYVQNVPNSYMQAFQPQIDQNQFQTYGYNMPQMLVQTPQDPRSIQMIPANLMPNMTMNQRVVTQNITMPNQVIMPEVQNQTVQMEKPIQNNQVTNNNQINKPHEVSAQFNQHISTYQADPKQNNVTIQQSQPVLSNIQQRLPQLDSNNIQIRQVHPQAINTNVQQNYQTIVAQKANVQQNYQTVMAQKAPAQQNFQIITQRSPTNTQQNYQNFVPQRFPTNAQPNIQSIVAQKVPPINKTNYQVVSGTGQPIYRAIQPRPNQINTNTQTVQQLPPQNIVYMNNIRRSNMSTNTVNVPSANTNYVKIDNTRKRKSESPDEIRNKVVISNQNNIIIKQEPPPRPAIEIISNPTGAPRPENKMVVNSLQITALDTQNVKIKEELAKPVRNISLIEPKQMIRNKMINNVEAIQNLSNTNVQDKLIRNTVYTQARGRLITETEQPEPEILKSLLQPSVTQSETTVTQSDSKPNTSSAQNDNVNEKLSEEKTEVSNKDSEVKKDVQDAKEVKTECLTNKETKDEKSFLLTHVLDGYVIQESNMAFPIRRPLKEKTMRVSTDAIKPKTEPEPEFEPKEKKGESERLLDMSQLQLKEEKFVEPIIEEPLNDKENPFASVSPDNVKAWSVDKLVDHLKPFGWEETTLLLQDHEIDGESLFLVSKTQLTKIGISEEHATIICDFVKKS